The region CTTTGGCCGATTCTGCTATTGACCGTACTTTTCGTCGGCGGGGTTTATCTTTTTAAGTACATCGTTCACCGCTGGTTCGACCACAAATGACCGTCTACCAAATCGTTGGCTACTGCCTTACCGCCTTCGGCCTCGGCTATGCAGGTGGGTCTATTCGGCGGATTGCACGTCAGGCAATAGAATCGCTTGATTAACTCTATGGACTTGTCATATTAATTATTTCGTAGCACTCCCCGGCGTTGCCAAACCGGGGTTTTATTAACGGCTCTCCTGAAAGAGATTTCACATGAACGCAAATATCAAAAAAGGCTTGGTAGCTGTCGGTGCTTTTGCTGCTTCCGCCACCTCGTTCGCTCAAGCCGCCGATCCTGGCGTCGATGCAATCACCGCGCTGTCTGCTCAGGCTACCACCTACATCAGTGCTGCGTTCGCGGTGGCTGTGTTGGTTGCTGGCGGCTTCTGGGGCATCAAGATGATGAAAAAGGCATTCAGTAAAGCCGGTTAAACGGTCTCGCCCCGATAGATCCTTTAGGCCAGCGTTTAGCGACTCTGGCCGTTTTTATGGCAAGTGCACAAATGGCCTCGTTTAAAAAAATCCTCGCCGTCTCGTTCATATCGGCATCCCTCATTGTCGTGCCGATTCGGAGCACCCGGGCCATCGTGCCGCTGATTATTCCTTGGCTGCTGGTTGGTTCCAATTTGCTCGTTACCGATCTGGTTGTCGGGCAGGTCGGCATCCTTGCAGCACTGTTCTGGTGGGACTGCAACAAGTTTGCGCTTAGCGCGCCATGTACGACCAAGACGCCCATTCCCGCCGCGCAATTGCCCAAGCCTTCCCTCACGGTTAACCTCCAACCAGATGCCAAGCGCGAGAATCCTAATCCGGCTAAGTTCAACGACCCTGCACCGGGTAAGCGCGATGTGACGCCCAAGCAGACCATCGCGGCATCGGGCAAAGGCCCGCCGCCTACCGCTCAGGGCATTCCCGGCGTGCCGATCGGCCCCGGCGACATTGGCGTGTTGACGCAGGCCCCACGCGAGTCCAACGTCGGCGTCGCTGGCGTCGATCCCGCCGTGCAGCTCGCGCAGTACAACGGTTCCGTGTCTCGCAGCGGTCCGGTGACCGGCATCGAGGTCGTGCCGCAGAAGGCCCCTGCGCCGCCCAAGGCGATACCGTTCATCGCCCTGCACACCACTTGCGCGGCCACGTCCGATTGCGTGACGGCGATCCGGGCGAACGAGCAATACCTCCGGCAGTACAACGGCGGCAAGTACATCAACACGGCAGTCATCGACTGCTGCACCGGGGCATCTTACAAGTACGTGAGCATCGCCTACCTCTACGACCAAGCCACCGACGTGACGCTAGCCTGTGACTCGGGCTACACGGGCAGTGGCAAGGACGTCAACGGCAACTATCGGTGCAGTCTTACCGATGCTACCGAGGTTAAGAAGCCGTTGGACACTACCTGCGAGATGCTGTTTGACCCTGCTACCAAGCAGATAATGACCGATCCCGCCAATCCAGGCTGTGCTGGTATAGAGTCCACTTCTAGCCTGAGCGTGCCAGGTTCTGATGGCAAGTCGAGCATCGACGTTAAGGCTAACGCTGGTAACGGATTTGATGTCTGTATTAACAAGGCGAATGGTGGCAAGACTTGTTTTGACACTGGCGTTTACGATCCAGGTACCGGGGGATACGTCATCGTCCATACCACTGTCACGCCACCACCTGATCCGAACAACGGCTTGGGCTGTGGTGGTCAAGTAATTTCGGACACAACGATAGGTTCACGTGTTGCCATTTTCCGTTCGTAGACGGTGGGTGGCAGATTGCCCAATGCTGAATTGAGACGCTTGCAGTTGTAGAAACCGACGATGTAGTCGGTAATATCGGCTTTTGCTTCGGCATGGTTGGCATATTGGCGCTGCCACACACGCTCCATTTTCAGATTCAGGAAGAAGCGTTCTGCGACGGCGTTATCCCAACAATTCCCCTTACGGCTCATACTGCAAACGAAGCCGTGCCGCTCAAGCATCTCCTGGTACAGCGCGCTGGCATATTGACTGCCGCGATCCGAATGGACGATCAATCCCGGGGCTGGCCGCCGCTGTCCGATCGCCATGCTCAAGGCATCGCAGACCAGTTGGGCGGGCATGCTCGGCGCCATGGCCCAGCCGACCACTTTGCGTGCATACAGATCGAGAACCGTGGCCAGGTACAGCCATCCTGCGCCAGTCCGAATGTAAGTGATGTCACTGACGTAAGCGAGATTCGGTGCGGCCGGATTGAACTGCCGGTTCAACACATTGGCGGCCACCGGCAAGCCGTGCTTGCTGTCCGTTGTGTGTACGAATTTACGCTTCCAGACCGGCTTCAAGGCCGCCTGGCGCATCAGCCGGCGTACTTTGTAACGCCCGATGCGCACACCCGCGTTGGCCATGGCCGTGACCAGTCGCCGGCTTCCGTAGCTCTGATGGCTGGCCATGAATGCCGCTTTCAGATGGATGCTCGCTTTGCAGGATGCAGGCTTGGCGGTACGGTGCTGTGCCGTGTAAAAACCCGACCTGCTGACGGCCAGCAAATCACAGCTCTTCTGCACAGGCAAGGCCTCCTTTTGCAGCTGACGAATGACCGTGTAAATCATTTCATTTCGCGGGCAAAGAAGGCCGATGCCTTTTTTAAGATGGTGACGTCCTGGCGCAGTTGCTGATTTTCCTGCTCCAGTTGCCGGATCCTTTGTTGCTCGGCGGTGAGCGGTTTTCCGATGCCTGGCTGGCCGTTCTGTTCAGCACTGTATTGCGTCAACCAGCGCCGGATCGCCGTCTGGCCGATGCTCATGGTCTCGCTGACGTTTTGGACGCTCTGACCCTGTTCCTTGATCATGCGCACTACTTCCAGCTTCAAGCTGGCATCGAATACTCTTCGTTTTCTTGTTGTCATGTCTAACTCCTCAGGTGGTGTATTTTCCACCTATCGAGGTGTCCGAGCAAATTAGACCACAGCACTAACGCAGACATGCTGGAAAAGGACGCTGCCTCGCGCGCCAGTATCGATCAGGCCAACACGGGCTTAAAGGGAAAGATGGATAACATCGACCCGAATAAATTCCAGTGGTCGTTCATCCCACAGATTCCTACCACGGCCTGCGTCAATCCATCCCTTCGTAACCCTGTCACCGGTGGCCCTGTCGAAATGGACATTTGTGGTGGCTTCAGTAAATTTACGTTTTTTCTTAACGCCGTGCTGGCTATTGCCTGTGTGTATGGGTGCGTAAGGCAGGTACAGAACGCTATTAAGACATGACCATGACCCGTTTTCTCATCTTCCTAGTCTTCGCGCTGGCAGCCCTGTCGGCATCGGCGCAAACCGTACCCACTGCTTGCGGTGGCAGTTCGCAACCACGCTGTGAGGTGAACATGGCCGCTGACAGCTCCATGACCACTACCGAAAAGGCGTACAAGGACAACCGTACCTCATGGGATGACTACTCGAAGTCGTTCATTAATACTGGCATGAGTTTCCAGTGGTCTTTCATACCGAATATCCCGACCGCCGTTTGCGTTAATCCAAGGCTCGACAACCCATCGGGCACTGCGTCGGTGGAAATGGATGTATGCGGACCATTTAATGTGTTTATGACGTTCATCAACGGCGTGCTGGCGTTCTTCTGCCTACTTGGCTGTGTCCAACAAATTCGCGGCGCTCTGGCCGCATAAAAGGAAGTTCCATGTTCCAGTCAATTTTAGCGTTCATCGGCTTTAACGCCACGTCTAACATCGGCATGAAGGTGTGGGCCGTCACCACGCTCGCACTGATGGTGAGTGTTCTGTGGGCCGCAGGCCAGAGCTGTGCGCAGTACGTGTGCGGTCCTGCTATTCAGGCGATCAGCACGTCACACCCTTCGTTCGCGGTGGGCCTATCGCTTGGGTTTAATACGACTACCTACGGGCTGGCGAGTTGTTACATGTCCGTCTATGCGGCGTGCCAGCTCTACATTTACAAGAAACGTACCTTGGATAAGTTGGTTTAATCATGATAATTTTTCGCTGTATTGTTCTCGCTCTGTTCTGGACTGAACATTTTGGAAGGCCTTGACATGGCCGTCTACGCAATCACCGGCAAGCTTGGAAGCGGAAAGGGCAAAGGCGCAATGAAGTTGTTGCGCGACTACCTGCGTGCTGGCAAACGCGTTGCGACAAACTGCGACGTGTTCATGGAACACATGATGCCGGGCCAGTCTAAGCAAACCGTGATACGGGTTCCTGACAAGCCCACGTCGGCGGATTTGTACGCCATCGGTTCAGGCAACCGCTTCATCGACTTCGAGCCTGTGCTTAAATACACCGCCAAGGGGTTCGAGTACACGCCGCCCGCGCCGCAGCTTCTCCCCGGTTTCGATGAGTCGCACAACGGGGCGCTATTCCTCGACGAATGCGCGTCCTGGCTGAATACGCGGGACTTCCAGGCTGGTGGGCGCAAGGAGCTGCTGGAATGGGCGATCCATGCGCGTAAGTACGGATGGGATGTGTATTTCATCTGCCAGAACATCAGTCAGATTGACAAGCAGTTGCGCGATAGCCTGTTCGAGTACGTGGTGCGCATGAGCCGCCTTGATCGGATGAAAGTGCCGTTCGTTTCAGCCGCCTTCAAGCTTGTCACCGCTGGTTTCAGCGATGGCTCACTGCCTCGCATGCATATCGGCGTGGTGCGCCTCGGTTGCTCTCCTGAAGGCGTCGTAGCCGACCGCTGGCACTTCCGGGGTGATGACCTGAACCGGGCTTATAACACCACACAAGTGTTCTCTGATAGCTACCCACACGCTATCCACTGCTTGCTGCCTAGCTGGCACTTGCAGTCCCGCACTGGCATCCGTCCTGGCTTCGTTGGCCCTGTACGTATTCCTCAGGACTATGAACTGCTCGCAGGCCGCCCGATTCCTCCCAAACCACCGCACAAGCATATGACCAAATTTCTCGCAATCGCTCTAATATTTGGCCTCGTACTCGGGGGCGTAGGCTCCCATGTACTTGGACCGATGTTCTTCACCCCCTCTGCCGCCGTGGCCGATGCTGCCAAGCCGGTCAAGTTCTCCGAGACCGTTACCGGAAAAGGGTTTCTCACCAATTCTGGTTCGGTGAGCGTGGTTCTTTCCGATGGCCGTGTTGTATCGCCGCTGCGCTTCAAGTCTGGTGCCAGCGGCTGGGAGGCCGAAATCGAGACAGGTCTATGGGTCAGAGGAGGTGCGCAATGAGACGTTTCCTGTCTGCCCTGATCCTCGCCCCGGTCTTGGCGATTGCCGCACCTGCCCCAGCTCCGGTTTCACTTAGCTTTAATGCCACGCCGCTGATGGCGTTCGGCGAAGCTATGTTTAAGGCGATCATGCATCGAGACTTTGTTGTATCCCCCGACGTCATCGGAATCGACAAACGAATTACGATCAACGTAAAGAACATCGACGCCGCCGAGCTGCCACGCTTCGTTGAAGACCTGCTACTGCGCGAAGGAATTGCGACGACGCTCAAGGGCGGTATCTACTACCTGTCGCTGAACCGTGAGAGCGGCTCTCAGGATGCCATTGCGAACCAGCTGCTACCTGCGCACTCCGCTAGTCAGGCATCGAGCCTTCTTAGCTCGCAAATCGCGCCCATTGGCATCGATGGTCACGTGGTGCAAGATGCCGCAGGTTTTCAAACGCGGAAAGAAGACGAAGAATCGGAACTTTTTGCGCCCATTCATCGGACGAGCGAATTTGTGAGCGCAGTTGTCGCCGCTGGTTTCGGTGCTAAGGCAGCTACCGTCGCGGGCGAATTGGTGGTGCTTACTGGCTCTAAATCGGCTGTTTCCAAGATGCTTGCGTTGTGCCGCAGTCTCGACACTCACGCCAAGATGGTCGACGTCTCGGCATCGTGGATTGAAGTCACAAACAGTCGCGGCTCTGGCCGAGGCATTTCATTGGCGGCTTCCTTTCTAGGGGCAAAGCTGGGAGCGTCGCTCGGTACAACTAATTCGGGTTCGGTCATCAGTCTGAAGAACACACGTTTTGAGCTGGTCATTGATGCGCTGAACAGTGATGCACGTTTCAAACAGGTTACTAATAGCCGTCTTCTTGGCTATGACAGGACCAAGCTTAAATTGACGGTAGGTGACAAGACGGCCACTGTTTCCAGTAGTGGCAACGACAATGCTGTGGTCTAATTTGCTCGGACACCTCGATAGGTGGAAAATACACCACCTGAGGAGTTAGACATGACAACAAGAAAACGAAGAGTATTCGATGCCAGCTTGAAGCTGGAAGTAGTGCGCATGATCAAGGAACAGGGTCAGAGCGTCCAAAACGTCAGCGAGACCATGAGCATCGGCCAGACGGCGATCCGGCGCTGGTTGACGCAATACAGTGCTGAACAGAACGGCCAGCCAGGCATCGGAAAACCGCTCACCGCCGAGCAACAAAGGATCCGGCAACTGGAGCAGGAAAATCAGCAACTGCGCCAGGACGTCACCATCTTAAAAAAGGCATCGGCCTTCTTTGCCCGCGAAATGAAATGATTTACACGGTCATTCGTCAGCTGCAAAAGGAGGCCTTGCCTGTGCAGAAGAGCTGTGATTTGCTGGCCGTCAGCAGGTCGGGTTTTTACACGGCACAGCACCGTACCGCCAAGCCTGCATCCTGCAAAGCGAGCATCCATCTGAAAGCGGCATTCATGGCCAGCCATCAGAGCTACGGAAGCCGGCGACTGGTCACGGCCATGGCCAACGCGGGTGTGCGCATCGGGCGTTACAAAGTACGCCGGCTGATGCGCCAGGCGGCCTTGAAGCCGGTCTGGAAGCGTAAATTCGTACACACAACGGACAGCAAGCACGGCTTGCCGGTGGCCGCCAATGTGTTGAACCGGCAGTTCAATCCGGCCGCACCGAATCTCGCTTACGTCAGTGACATCACTTACATTCGGACTGGCGCAGGATGGCTGTACCTGGCCACGGTTCTCGATCTGTATGCACGCAAAGTGGTCGGCTGGGCCATGGCGCCGAGCATGCCCGCCCAACTGGTCTGCGATGCCTTGAGCATGGCGATCGGACAGCGGCGGCCAGCCCCGGGATTGATCGTCCATTCGGATCGCGGCAGTCAATATGCCAGCGCGCTGTACCAGGAGATGCTTGAGCGGCACGGCTTCGTTTGCAGTATGAGCCGTAAGGGGAATTGTTGGGATAACGCCGTCGCAGAACGCTTCTTCCTGAATCTGAAAATGGAGCGTGTGTGGCAGCGCCAATATGCCAACCATGCCGAAGCAAAAGCCGATATTACCGACTACATCGTCGGTTTCTACAACTGCAAGCGTCTCAATTCAGCATTGGGCAATCTGCCACCCACCGTCTACGAACGGAAAATGGCAACACGTGAACCTATCGTTGTGTCCGAAATTACTTGACCACCACACAATGCGGGCAATCGGGTTCAAAACATCGTGTACACGCCGTCCGGGGTCATCATTGATGTCTTGCCTCGCGTATTGGGGAGCGGAGAGATTAGCCTGGACGTGGACGCCCAGATCAGTAGCTTTAAAGTAAATACCAACGGGCTTGTCGGGTCCCCGACACTTATTCTGCGGCAGTTGACTACCACCGTAGGTCTTAAAGACGGTGACGTAATGCTGCTGGGCGGATTGCAGGATACCCAGTCGTCGGAATCGAAATCCGGATACAGTTTTCTGCCTGCATCTTGGTCTGCTAGTACGGACGGTAGGCATCAAACTGACCTTGTGCTTGTGGTATCAGCAAGGATTTTAGAGGACTAGCTTGGGCCTTGAAAGGTGCCGCAACAGCTGCAAGTATTTAACAAGACTCATTTGTCAAATGGCAGGTGAGGTAGGGGGCATGTTGCCTCATTTGCGTGTGCCACTCGGTATCTGAGCAATGATTCGTGGATCATTTTTGGGAGGTCGCACTGTCAAGAGCATTGAATTATCGGCAAACATCTGCTTTGAAAGTCGCTTTAGGTCACAAATTGATCCTCTTGACGAACCCTCTGTTGCATTGAAATTGAGAGCATGCGGTCCGCTATCTGAGCGTTCATTCATCATTTTTTAGAAATGTCCAATTTTGACTTGCAAATGTCCAAAATGGACGTTACCATGTCCCTTATCGACGTTGGTTCGTCTGAACATAGGAGACAGTATGGAAGCGAAATATGCGTTTTGGAATAATAAAGGCGGTACGGGGAAGACAAGCTTAGCGTTTCAGGCTATTACGTTATATGCAGAAAAGCATCCTAAAAAGCGTATTCTTGCAATTGATGTTTGCCCACAAGCAAATCTTTCAGAGTTGCTTTTGGGTGGTTTGAATAATAACGGTAGCGAAAAATTGCTTGGTCAGCAAGGTTTAGTGCCACGCTGTAGTATTGGGGGATATTTTCAGCTTCGGTTGCCCGCACCATATACGCCTCCACCTTTTTCCGCAGAAGATTTCATAACTGAACCGCATAGGTTTAATCCAGGTGTACCAAAAAATATTGATTTGGTATGTGGTGATCCCCTTCTTGAGTTGCAAGCAAATGCCGTTAATACCTTGGCAAATAACCAGATTCCAGGAACGGATCCTTGGATAAATGTGATCGATTGGTTAAATCATTTCGTTTCAAAAGTCGAGAATGATTATGATGTCATTTTCTTTGATTGCAATCCAAGTTTTTCGCTCTATACCCAAATAGCGTTAGCAACAGCTGATAAGTTAATTCTTCCAGTTATGGCAGATGACTCATCGCGTCGGGCAATACAGAACGCATTTTCTCTTGTGTATGGGCTTAAGTTGCCCTCTGAGATTTATGCTGCGTATGCATTTTCGACTAAGTTGCTTAAGGCAGGACGTCAGCTGCCCAAGGTCCATGTAATTGCAAAAAATCGTCTTACTCAATACATGGGGGCAGCATCTGCATACGCAGCTGTTCTTGATGCAATTCAGCAAGATGTCGCAAAATTACTGAAATCTCATCCTGATATTTTTAGTTTTAAGAAAATAGATGATGGGTTTGTTGAAATTCGCGATTTTCAGACCACAGGGGTTGTGGCCTTCGCGAAGGGGCTGCCATTTTCTAAACTGAAGATCGGAAAACAGAGCATTAATGGGCATCGTGTACAAGTAAAGGATGAGTATTTGACTAATGCAAAACACTCTATGCAGCGGTTGGTAAATTGTCTTTAATTTTTCTGCAAGTTGTCTAACAGATAGCCATTTTTGATATGGCATGCTAGGGCCTTTTCATCCGCTCATCTGCTTGCAAAGCTGGTGTGAAAAGTTGAGCATGCAAGAAAGCGCGCCAGCGGGCCGGTCTTTCGCTTCAGCGGCCTGATCCCCGTTAGGGGATCACTTGATGCTTCATGACGCCCCTCCAGGGCGGAAGTTGTTGACTGTAGATCGTCAACTAAGTGTCAACGGTATAGCTATTTAAAGCGGGATCAATGCTGCTTGTTTATCTGTAAGTTATTGATTTTACGGGTTATTGCAGTGCTATAGCGGGCTTGTGTTAGGGACTCATAATCCGTTGGTGCCGTGTTCGACTCACGGGAGGCCCACCAGAATTTTCTGTAAAAACAAAGGGTTAGCCGCGGGCTAGCCCTTTTTCATTTGGCATGCCAAAATAGTTAGTGTCCACTTCTTGTTCGTCACTTGTCTGACCCCTAGCCAAGGCCACTTGCTGAAATATCTTTACCTTGCCCCGGATAAATTGCTATCGTCGTTGCCGGGTGGCACAGATATAAACCGAAGGA is a window of Janthinobacterium sp. J1-1 DNA encoding:
- a CDS encoding major coat protein, which encodes MNANIKKGLVAVGAFAASATSFAQAADPGVDAITALSAQATTYISAAFAVAVLVAGGFWGIKMMKKAFSKAG
- a CDS encoding IS3 family transposase (programmed frameshift), with the protein product MTTRKRRVFDASLKLEVVRMIKEQGQSVQNVSETMSIGQTAIRRWLTQYSAEQNGQPGIGKPLTAEQQRIRQLEQENQQLRQDVTILKKAFGLLCPRNEMIYTVIRQLQKEALPVQKSCDLLAVSRSGFYTAQHRTAKPASCKASIHLKAAFMASHQSYGSRRLVTAMANAGVRIGRYKVRRLMRQAALKPVWKRKFVHTTDSKHGLPVAANVLNRQFNPAAPNLAYVSDITYIRTGAGWLYLATVLDLYARKVVGWAMAPSMPAQLVCDALSMAIGQRRPAPGLIVHSDRGSQYASALYQEMLERHGFVCSMSRKGNCWDNAVAERFFLNLKMERVWQRQYANHAEAKADITDYIVGFYNCKRLNSALGNLPPTVYERKMATREPIVVSEIT
- a CDS encoding zonular occludens toxin domain-containing protein, producing the protein MAVYAITGKLGSGKGKGAMKLLRDYLRAGKRVATNCDVFMEHMMPGQSKQTVIRVPDKPTSADLYAIGSGNRFIDFEPVLKYTAKGFEYTPPAPQLLPGFDESHNGALFLDECASWLNTRDFQAGGRKELLEWAIHARKYGWDVYFICQNISQIDKQLRDSLFEYVVRMSRLDRMKVPFVSAAFKLVTAGFSDGSLPRMHIGVVRLGCSPEGVVADRWHFRGDDLNRAYNTTQVFSDSYPHAIHCLLPSWHLQSRTGIRPGFVGPVRIPQDYELLAGRPIPPKPPHKHMTKFLAIALIFGLVLGGVGSHVLGPMFFTPSAAVADAAKPVKFSETVTGKGFLTNSGSVSVVLSDGRVVSPLRFKSGASGWEAEIETGLWVRGGAQ
- a CDS encoding ParA family protein, giving the protein MEAKYAFWNNKGGTGKTSLAFQAITLYAEKHPKKRILAIDVCPQANLSELLLGGLNNNGSEKLLGQQGLVPRCSIGGYFQLRLPAPYTPPPFSAEDFITEPHRFNPGVPKNIDLVCGDPLLELQANAVNTLANNQIPGTDPWINVIDWLNHFVSKVENDYDVIFFDCNPSFSLYTQIALATADKLILPVMADDSSRRAIQNAFSLVYGLKLPSEIYAAYAFSTKLLKAGRQLPKVHVIAKNRLTQYMGAASAYAAVLDAIQQDVAKLLKSHPDIFSFKKIDDGFVEIRDFQTTGVVAFAKGLPFSKLKIGKQSINGHRVQVKDEYLTNAKHSMQRLVNCL